The Salvia miltiorrhiza cultivar Shanhuang (shh) chromosome 1, IMPLAD_Smil_shh, whole genome shotgun sequence genome has a window encoding:
- the LOC131006908 gene encoding uncharacterized protein LOC131006908 isoform X1 — protein sequence MFRDVSACSTYNYGDALYWDARYIQEVECGSFDWYQRYSALRPFIRKYIHPNSRVLMVGCGNAVISEDMVKDGFEDIMNIDISSVAIEMMRKKYESVPQLKYIQMDVRDMSLFPDDSYESVIDKGTLDSLMCGTDAPLSASQMLGEVSRLLKPGGVYMLITYGDPNVRMPHINRSVYNWKIELYIIPARPGFQKPGGATALRSHLDPIPLTEKGLLPADYVMEDPDSHFIYVCKKVDVPTDLSNKSADDTMKR from the exons ATGTTCAGGGACGTCTCGGCGTGCAGCACCTACAACTACGGCGACGCCCTCTACTGGGACGCCCGTTACATTCAAGAAGTCGAATGCGGCTCCTTCGATTGGTACCAGCGCTATTCAGCTCTGCGTCCCTTTATACGCAAATATATCCACCCTAATTCGCGCGTGCTCATGGTTGGTTGTGGAAATGCTG TTATCTCGGAGGACATGGTTAAAGATGGGTTCGAGGATATAATGAACATCGACATATCTTCTGTGGCTATCGAGATGATGAGAAAGAAGTATGAGAGTGTACCTCAACTTAAGT ACATACAAATGGATGTTAGGGACATGAGTTTATTTCCTGATGATTCGTATGAGAGTGTCATTGATAAAG GGACTCTTGATTCATTGATG tgTGGTACTGATGCTCCATTAAGTGCTTCTCAAATGTTGGGTGAAGTTAGCAG GCTTCTTAAACCTGGAGGAGTTTATATGTTG ATAACGTATGGCGATCCTAATGTGCGGATGCCCCATATAAACCGGTCAGTTTACAATTGGAAAATCGAATTGTATATCATAC CAGCTAGACCTGGATTTCAGAAGCCCGGTGGAGCCACTGCTTTGAGGTCACACCTCGACCCCATTCCTCTCACGGAGAAAGGCCTACTTCCTGCAGATTATGTGATGGAAGATCCAGATTCGCATTTCATTTATGTGTGTAAAAAGGTAGATGTACCAACTGATCTCTCCAACAAATCTGCTGATGATACAATGAAGAGATAA
- the LOC131006908 gene encoding uncharacterized protein LOC131006908 isoform X2: MFRDVSACSTYNYGDALYWDARYIQEVECGSFDWYQRYSALRPFIRKYIHPNSRVLMVGCGNAVISEDMVKDGFEDIMNIDISSVAIEMMRKKYESVPQLKYIQMDVRDMSLFPDDSYESVIDKGTLDSLMCGTDAPLSASQMLGEVSRLLKPGGVYMLITYGDPNVRMPHINRSVYNWKIELYIIPRPGFQKPGGATALRSHLDPIPLTEKGLLPADYVMEDPDSHFIYVCKKVDVPTDLSNKSADDTMKR, translated from the exons ATGTTCAGGGACGTCTCGGCGTGCAGCACCTACAACTACGGCGACGCCCTCTACTGGGACGCCCGTTACATTCAAGAAGTCGAATGCGGCTCCTTCGATTGGTACCAGCGCTATTCAGCTCTGCGTCCCTTTATACGCAAATATATCCACCCTAATTCGCGCGTGCTCATGGTTGGTTGTGGAAATGCTG TTATCTCGGAGGACATGGTTAAAGATGGGTTCGAGGATATAATGAACATCGACATATCTTCTGTGGCTATCGAGATGATGAGAAAGAAGTATGAGAGTGTACCTCAACTTAAGT ACATACAAATGGATGTTAGGGACATGAGTTTATTTCCTGATGATTCGTATGAGAGTGTCATTGATAAAG GGACTCTTGATTCATTGATG tgTGGTACTGATGCTCCATTAAGTGCTTCTCAAATGTTGGGTGAAGTTAGCAG GCTTCTTAAACCTGGAGGAGTTTATATGTTG ATAACGTATGGCGATCCTAATGTGCGGATGCCCCATATAAACCGGTCAGTTTACAATTGGAAAATCGAATTGTATATCATAC CTAGACCTGGATTTCAGAAGCCCGGTGGAGCCACTGCTTTGAGGTCACACCTCGACCCCATTCCTCTCACGGAGAAAGGCCTACTTCCTGCAGATTATGTGATGGAAGATCCAGATTCGCATTTCATTTATGTGTGTAAAAAGGTAGATGTACCAACTGATCTCTCCAACAAATCTGCTGATGATACAATGAAGAGATAA